In Bradyrhizobium lablabi, one DNA window encodes the following:
- a CDS encoding ATP F0F1 synthase subunit B (Produces ATP from ADP in the presence of a proton gradient across the membrane. Subunit B is part of the membrane proton channel.), translating into MFAEPEFWVAVAFVILMGVFAYFGIHRTVLTALDHRSDRIKAEFDDARRLKEEAAKLLAEYQARRESAEREAQDIIASAKADAERIAAEAKTKMEDFVARRTKTAESKIALAEAQALADVRAAAAEAAVTAASNILSQSVKGPVADELLAKGIAEVREKLN; encoded by the coding sequence ATGTTCGCCGAACCGGAATTCTGGGTCGCCGTCGCCTTCGTCATCCTGATGGGCGTGTTCGCCTATTTCGGCATCCACCGCACGGTGCTCACCGCGCTCGATCATCGCAGCGACCGTATCAAGGCCGAGTTCGACGACGCGCGCCGCCTGAAGGAAGAGGCGGCAAAATTGCTGGCCGAATATCAGGCCCGCCGCGAGAGCGCCGAGCGTGAGGCCCAAGACATCATTGCCTCGGCGAAGGCCGATGCCGAGCGCATCGCGGCGGAAGCCAAGACCAAGATGGAAGATTTTGTCGCCCGGCGCACCAAGACCGCCGAGAGCAAGATCGCGCTCGCCGAAGCCCAGGCGCTGGCCGACGTCCGCGCCGCCGCCGCCGAAGCCGCGGTGACCGCTGCCTCGAACATCCTGTCGCAATCGGTCAAGGGCCCGGTCGCTGACGAACTGCTCGCCAAGGGCATTGCCGAGGTTCGCGAAAAGCTGAACTGA
- a CDS encoding F0F1 ATP synthase subunit B' yields MAESHGDAKGATAHTEAEGGHKAPFPPFEKDTFASQLVSLAIAFVALYLIVSRVALPRVGGVLDARQKAVESDLAAAQKLREETDAALKAYEGELAAARARAQAIGAETREKLNAASDAERKTLEERLTHKLVEAEKTIAATREAAMSNVRNIAAEAAAAIVQRLTGIVPDGKSVEGAVDASLKG; encoded by the coding sequence GTGGCTGAAAGTCATGGCGACGCCAAGGGCGCGACAGCCCACACCGAGGCAGAGGGCGGCCACAAGGCCCCGTTTCCGCCGTTTGAGAAGGACACGTTTGCTTCTCAGCTGGTGTCGCTCGCAATCGCGTTCGTCGCGCTCTATCTGATCGTCTCGCGAGTTGCGCTGCCGCGCGTCGGCGGCGTGCTCGACGCGCGTCAGAAGGCGGTCGAGAGCGATCTGGCCGCGGCGCAGAAGCTTCGGGAAGAGACCGACGCGGCGCTGAAAGCCTATGAAGGTGAGCTCGCGGCGGCGCGTGCCCGGGCGCAGGCGATCGGCGCCGAGACCCGCGAAAAGCTCAACGCGGCCTCCGACGCCGAGCGCAAGACGCTGGAAGAGCGGCTGACGCACAAGCTGGTCGAAGCCGAGAAAACCATCGCCGCGACGCGCGAAGCGGCGATGAGCAACGTCCGCAACATTGCCGCGGAGGCGGCCGCCGCGATCGTGCAGCGGCTCACCGGCATAGTCCCCGACGGCAAATCGGTGGAAGGCGCCGTTGACGCGTCCTTGAAGGGATAA
- a CDS encoding F0F1 ATP synthase subunit C: MDPIAAKYIGAGIACIGMGGAGAGVGIIFGNYLAAAVRNPSAAQGQFANLIFGFAVTEALGIFSLLIALLLLFAL, translated from the coding sequence ATGGATCCGATTGCCGCGAAGTACATTGGCGCTGGTATTGCCTGCATTGGCATGGGTGGCGCCGGCGCCGGCGTGGGCATCATCTTCGGCAACTATCTCGCCGCCGCGGTGCGCAATCCGTCCGCAGCCCAGGGCCAGTTCGCCAACTTGATCTTTGGCTTCGCCGTGACCGAAGCGCTCGGCATCTTCTCGCTGCTGATCGCGCTGCTGCTATTGTTCGCGCTCTGA
- a CDS encoding F0F1 ATP synthase subunit A, with protein MAADPIHQFEIHKLFTIGHIGGQEIAFTNSSAYMFASVAVISLLMIGGSAGRQLVPGRIQSMAELSYEFVAGVIRSTAGSEGMKFFPLVFSLFMFIMVSNLVGIIPYQFTIASHLIVTAALAFLVFFTVLFYGLYKNGLKFFKLFVPSGVPIYIFPLVVFIEVISFFLRPVSHSVRLFANMLAGHIALKVFASFVTMLAAFGIVGWFGAVLPLGLTIALTALELLVAFLQAYVFAILTCIYLNDAIHPGH; from the coding sequence ATGGCCGCCGATCCGATTCATCAGTTCGAAATCCACAAGCTCTTCACCATCGGTCACATTGGCGGACAGGAAATCGCGTTCACCAATTCGTCGGCCTATATGTTCGCTTCGGTCGCGGTGATCTCGCTGCTGATGATCGGCGGCTCCGCCGGACGGCAGCTTGTTCCCGGCCGCATTCAGTCGATGGCCGAGCTGAGCTACGAATTCGTGGCGGGCGTCATCAGAAGCACCGCCGGCTCGGAAGGCATGAAGTTCTTCCCGCTGGTGTTCTCGCTGTTCATGTTCATCATGGTCTCGAACTTGGTCGGGATCATTCCATACCAATTCACCATTGCCAGCCATCTCATCGTCACAGCCGCGCTGGCGTTTTTGGTATTCTTCACCGTGCTGTTCTACGGCCTCTACAAAAACGGCCTGAAATTCTTCAAACTGTTCGTGCCGTCCGGCGTGCCGATCTACATCTTTCCGCTGGTCGTGTTCATCGAGGTGATATCATTCTTCCTGAGGCCGGTTTCTCATTCGGTACGCCTGTTCGCGAATATGCTGGCAGGCCACATCGCGCTGAAAGTGTTCGCGAGCTTCGTCACCATGCTCGCGGCTTTCGGCATCGTCGGCTGGTTCGGCGCGGTATTGCCGCTGGGCCTGACCATAGCGCTGACCGCGCTCGAACTGCTGGTCGCGTTCCTTCAGGCCTACGTCTTCGCCATCCTTACCTGCATCTACCTCAACGATGCTATCCATCCGGGCCACTGA
- a CDS encoding AtpZ/AtpI family protein produces MAEGTKDSGNGSRDKSPDEAALSARLGSLDHRLSAIRDGRKIGTDPSGNEQDAAQAKASAMAVGLRLSSELVAGVLVGAALGWGFDRLLSTSPWGLIVFLLLGFVAGVINVMRAAGVMAKQSERL; encoded by the coding sequence ATGGCTGAAGGCACGAAAGACAGCGGAAATGGAAGTCGCGATAAATCGCCTGACGAAGCTGCGCTTTCCGCAAGGCTCGGAAGTCTGGATCACCGGTTGTCCGCAATTCGGGACGGCCGAAAAATCGGGACTGACCCGTCCGGAAACGAGCAGGACGCGGCTCAGGCCAAGGCATCCGCCATGGCTGTCGGGCTTCGCCTCTCCTCCGAACTGGTCGCCGGCGTTCTTGTCGGAGCGGCTCTCGGTTGGGGTTTCGATCGCTTGCTGTCGACCTCGCCCTGGGGCCTCATCGTATTCTTGCTGCTTGGCTTTGTCGCCGGCGTGATCAATGTGATGCGGGCGGCGGGCGTGATGGCGAAGCAGTCCGAGCGGCTCTGA
- a CDS encoding cytochrome b — translation MQTSLVSRFHPLLVILHWLVAVLIVAMLGIGFFKLEAMPNTDPDKIDILRIHMAVGMSILALMVIRFIVRTCTRKPADATTGYPALDRIAPVTHYAFYMLVLLMAGSGLATAILAGLNRSVFQGTGEPLPPSFDAYPSFVAHGYFALLLAGFVILHVVAALYHHFVRMDGLFRRMWFGRR, via the coding sequence ATGCAAACTTCCCTCGTGTCGCGCTTTCATCCGCTGCTGGTGATCTTGCACTGGCTGGTGGCCGTCCTGATCGTCGCCATGTTGGGCATCGGCTTTTTCAAGCTCGAGGCGATGCCTAATACCGATCCGGACAAGATCGATATTTTGCGGATCCATATGGCGGTCGGAATGTCGATCCTGGCGCTCATGGTCATCCGTTTCATCGTCCGCACCTGCACGCGCAAGCCCGCCGATGCGACCACGGGCTATCCCGCCCTGGACCGGATCGCGCCGGTCACCCATTATGCATTTTACATGCTGGTCTTGCTGATGGCCGGGAGCGGGCTTGCCACGGCGATCTTGGCCGGGCTCAATCGAAGCGTGTTTCAGGGAACCGGCGAGCCGCTGCCGCCGAGCTTTGACGCCTATCCAAGCTTCGTGGCGCATGGCTATTTCGCGCTGCTGCTGGCCGGTTTTGTCATCCTGCACGTCGTTGCCGCGCTCTATCACCACTTTGTCAGAATGGACGGGCTGTTCCGCCGGATGTGGTTCGGGCGCCGTTGA
- a CDS encoding 2-hydroxychromene-2-carboxylate isomerase, producing the protein MSRQVDYYFSLQSPWAYIGHKMFRDIAATYDIKINHKPVVLVDLFSETGGLPLLKRHPVRQRYRMVELQRWRDKRGLKFHLQPANWPFNARLADGVVIAALEAGHDPDPFLRRAFPAVWEDQLNLADPATLAKIADDAGLPGKALVERSGSDEISAAYEQNRQDALAADVFGSPVYVLDGEVFWGQDRIELLADALKSGRAPYRSQV; encoded by the coding sequence ATGTCACGTCAGGTCGATTATTATTTTTCGCTGCAATCGCCGTGGGCCTATATCGGGCACAAAATGTTCCGGGACATCGCGGCCACCTACGATATCAAAATCAACCACAAGCCGGTGGTGCTGGTCGATCTGTTCTCGGAGACCGGTGGTTTGCCGTTACTGAAGCGCCATCCGGTGCGGCAGCGTTACCGGATGGTCGAGCTGCAGCGCTGGCGCGACAAGCGCGGCCTTAAGTTTCACCTTCAGCCGGCGAATTGGCCGTTCAATGCGCGGCTCGCCGACGGCGTGGTGATCGCGGCGCTCGAGGCGGGTCACGATCCCGATCCGTTTCTGCGCCGCGCCTTCCCGGCGGTGTGGGAAGACCAGCTCAATCTGGCCGACCCGGCGACGCTTGCGAAAATCGCTGACGATGCCGGGCTGCCCGGCAAAGCGCTGGTCGAGCGTTCGGGCTCGGACGAGATCAGCGCGGCCTATGAGCAAAACCGGCAGGATGCGCTGGCGGCCGATGTGTTCGGCTCGCCGGTCTATGTGCTCGACGGCGAGGTATTCTGGGGACAGGACCGGATCGAATTGCTCGCGGACGCGTTGAAGTCCGGCCGTGCGCCCTATCGCTCGCAGGTGTAA
- a CDS encoding secondary thiamine-phosphate synthase enzyme YjbQ, producing the protein MTPTSRSPLSTVSAASIVTSLLTIQTPGRGFVDLTAEVAKFVRDAGAREGAVTLFIRHTSASLTIQENADPTVLADLTTALDRLAPEHAGWRHDTEGPDDMPAHVKTMLTASSLHVPVLKGELALGTWQAIYLIEHRSRPHRREIVLQFLGTT; encoded by the coding sequence GTGACTCCGACCTCGCGCTCTCCACTATCCACTGTCAGCGCAGCCAGCATCGTGACCTCGCTGCTCACGATCCAGACGCCCGGGCGTGGTTTTGTCGATCTTACCGCCGAGGTCGCGAAATTTGTCCGTGACGCCGGCGCGCGTGAGGGCGCGGTGACGCTGTTCATCCGCCATACCTCGGCGTCGCTAACGATCCAGGAGAACGCCGATCCCACCGTGCTCGCGGATCTGACGACGGCGCTCGATCGCCTCGCGCCGGAGCACGCCGGATGGCGCCACGACACCGAGGGTCCCGACGACATGCCCGCGCATGTCAAGACCATGCTGACGGCGAGCTCGCTCCATGTCCCCGTGCTGAAAGGTGAACTCGCGCTGGGTACCTGGCAGGCGATCTACCTGATCGAGCATCGCTCGCGTCCGCATCGCCGCGAGA